From one Ammospiza caudacuta isolate bAmmCau1 chromosome 8, bAmmCau1.pri, whole genome shotgun sequence genomic stretch:
- the C8H21orf58 gene encoding uncharacterized protein C21orf58 homolog — protein sequence MMADPSVVDQLTRLKLKLLEKRLENEQENLEKMDLSLPAARNRPQDLLQSALRQRRNLLQELREQHLLEELSQPPAPDGGHCHDHRAALPQIYQIPFPASPVEPPRIIQQTMPAQPATIIQQLPQPSPVITQIPPAQPLAAPRPGSIKEDMVEMMLMQNAQMHQILMQNMMLKALPPALLTQPGGAVAHVPQQKDLQLAVKAERPKAPVVHHHHHYPPAAVFPVPPSTEQPWTSASARPLWPTY from the exons ATGATGGCAGATCCTTCAGTGGTGGATCAGCTGACACGGCTGAAACTCAAACTCCTAGAAAAG AGACTAGAAAATGAACAGGAGAACCTAGAGAAGATGGATTTGTCTCTCCCAGCTGCAA GGAACAGACCTCAGGACCTGCTCCAAAGTGCCCTGAGGCAAAGGAGAaatctgctgcaggagctcagg gagcagcaccttcTGGAAGAGCTTTCACAGCCACCTGCACCAGATGGGGGACACTGCCATGaccacagagctgccctgccacAAATCTACCAGATCCCTTTTCCAGCTTCCCCAGTGGAGCCACCAAGGATTATCCAGCAGACA ATGCCAGCTCAGCCTGCCACCATCatccagcagctgcctcagccctcCCCTGTGATCACCCAgatccccccagcccagcccttggcagcccCCCGCCCTGGGAGCATCAAGGAAG ACATGGTGGAGATGATGCTGATGCAGAACGCTCAGATGCACCAGATCTTGATGCAGAACATGATGCTGaaggctctgccaccagccctgctcacacagCCTGGGGGGGCAGTGGCTCATGTCCCCCAGCAG AAGGACCTGCAGCTTGCTGTGAAGGCAGAGAGACCCAAGGCGCCTGTGGtgcaccaccaccaccattACCCTCCCGCGGCGGtgttcccagtgccccccagcacAGAACAGCCCTGGACCAGCGCCTCTGCCCGGCCTCT GTGGCCCACATACTGA